Proteins encoded within one genomic window of Saccharopolyspora pogona:
- a CDS encoding CD225/dispanin family protein, translated as MTNPYGGPPSEPNPQQPYGQQPGGYGPPSGPMPQQPYGQPDPYGQANPYAPQPGMGGAPPNNNIGWGIGSIFLCWPFAIPSLIKATSVQNLWAQGQYAQAQAAADDAKKWGKIGIIAGAAWWVLIILLYVIFGIIIAASVSSSSY; from the coding sequence GTGACTAATCCCTATGGCGGCCCGCCCTCGGAGCCCAACCCGCAGCAGCCGTACGGCCAGCAGCCGGGCGGATACGGTCCGCCGTCGGGCCCGATGCCGCAGCAGCCCTACGGCCAGCCCGACCCGTACGGTCAGGCGAACCCCTACGCGCCGCAGCCCGGCATGGGTGGTGCCCCGCCGAACAACAACATCGGCTGGGGCATCGGTTCGATCTTCCTGTGCTGGCCCTTCGCGATCCCGTCCCTGATCAAGGCCACCTCGGTGCAGAACCTGTGGGCCCAGGGCCAGTACGCGCAGGCTCAGGCGGCCGCGGACGACGCCAAGAAGTGGGGCAAGATCGGGATCATCGCCGGTGCCGCCTGGTGGGTCCTGATCATCCTGCTCTACGTGATCTTCGGCATCATCATCGCCGCTTCGGTGAGCTCTTCCTCCTACTGA
- the era gene encoding GTPase Era translates to MTSSADVHRSGFACFVGRPNAGKSTLTNRLVGSKVAITSSKPQTTRHAIRGIVHRPDAQLIIVDTPGLHRPRTLLGRRLNDLVYETWSEVDVVGFCVPADQKVGPGDRFIAEQLKKVSRRTPVLGIVTKTDLVGKDQVAQQLLDLQQVMEFAELVPVSAVDSFQVDVLADLLVGQLPEGPQLYPDGELTDEPETTLIAELIREAALEGVRDELPHSLAVTIEEMIPREDRDDLIDVHAVLYVERSSQKSIVIGSGGERLRAVGTQARKHIQALLGTKIYLDLHVKVAKDWQRDPKQLRKLGF, encoded by the coding sequence GTGACCAGCTCCGCAGATGTGCACCGCTCCGGATTCGCCTGCTTCGTCGGCCGCCCCAACGCGGGGAAGTCGACGCTGACGAACCGCCTGGTCGGCTCCAAGGTGGCGATCACCTCGAGCAAGCCGCAGACCACCCGGCACGCCATCCGCGGCATCGTGCACCGCCCCGACGCGCAGCTGATCATCGTGGACACCCCCGGCCTGCACCGGCCGCGCACGCTGCTTGGGCGGCGGCTCAACGACCTGGTTTACGAGACGTGGTCCGAAGTGGATGTCGTGGGATTCTGCGTGCCGGCCGACCAGAAGGTGGGCCCGGGGGACCGGTTCATCGCCGAGCAGCTGAAGAAGGTGTCCCGCCGCACCCCGGTGCTGGGCATCGTCACCAAGACGGACCTGGTCGGCAAGGATCAGGTGGCGCAGCAGCTGCTCGACCTGCAGCAGGTGATGGAGTTCGCCGAACTGGTGCCGGTGTCCGCAGTGGACTCCTTCCAGGTCGACGTGCTGGCCGATCTGCTGGTCGGACAGCTGCCGGAGGGCCCGCAGCTCTACCCGGACGGCGAGCTGACCGACGAACCGGAGACGACGCTCATCGCCGAGCTGATCCGGGAGGCGGCGCTGGAGGGGGTGCGCGACGAACTGCCGCACTCGCTGGCCGTGACCATCGAGGAGATGATCCCCCGCGAAGACCGCGACGACCTGATCGACGTGCACGCGGTGCTCTACGTCGAGCGCTCCAGCCAGAAGTCGATCGTCATCGGCAGCGGCGGGGAGCGGCTGCGCGCCGTCGGCACCCAGGCGCGCAAGCACATCCAGGCGCTGCTGGGCACCAAGATCTACCTTGATCTTCACGTGAAAGTCGCCAAAGATTGGCAACGCGACCCGAAGCAGCTGCGCAAACTGGGGTTCTGA
- a CDS encoding cytidine deaminase: protein MAEHVESVAPQEIDPEDAKIVTLARSSRARTGAAEGAAVRDTDGRTYAACTVALPSLRLTALQAAVAAAVASGAEGLEAAAVVTDADSVDADSAAAVRDLTSTATILRADATGTVAGVLQA, encoded by the coding sequence GTGGCTGAGCACGTCGAATCGGTGGCCCCGCAGGAGATCGACCCGGAGGACGCCAAGATCGTCACGCTCGCGCGGTCGTCCCGGGCCCGCACCGGAGCGGCCGAGGGAGCAGCGGTGCGCGACACCGACGGCCGGACCTACGCGGCGTGCACGGTGGCCCTCCCGTCCCTGCGTCTGACGGCCCTGCAGGCGGCGGTGGCGGCGGCGGTCGCCAGCGGCGCCGAGGGTCTGGAGGCGGCTGCGGTCGTCACGGACGCCGACTCCGTCGACGCCGACTCTGCGGCTGCGGTCCGCGACCTCACCAGCACGGCGACGATCCTCCGAGCGGACGCCACGGGCACCGTCGCAGGCGTTCTCCAGGCTTAA
- a CDS encoding hemolysin family protein, producing the protein MASTGSTAFLIIAVLLVLAAGVFAASESAIAVASRARVDELVREGRGGAKQLAQLLADRPRHVNLLLLLRLACEMGATVLVTVVAIRMANSEAWAVVIAGLIMLVASYVLVGVGPRTLGRQHPYGIGLKVAAPVRVLARLLNPLTRLLILIGNMITPGKGFREGPFSTEVELRELVDLAGERGVVAAGEREMIHSVFELGDTLAREVMVPRTEIIWIEQTKSARQALALCLRSGFSRVPVIGESVDDIVGVVTLKDLTRAVLDARDEAGPAVAELMRPASFVPDTKRLDELLGEMQLSRSHLAIAVDEYGGTAGLLTIEDIIEEIVGEITDESDLEEHRPIERLDDGTVRVSSRLPVEDLGELFGVELDDSDVETVGGLLAQRLGRVPLPGAETEIAGLRLRAEGGKDHRGRIRINALLVRPVNADQAPLRGADQEGSNARG; encoded by the coding sequence GTGGCCTCGACCGGTTCCACTGCGTTCCTGATCATCGCGGTGCTGCTGGTGCTGGCGGCCGGGGTCTTCGCGGCCTCCGAGTCCGCCATCGCCGTGGCTTCCCGGGCCCGCGTCGACGAGCTGGTCCGCGAGGGGCGCGGCGGTGCCAAGCAGCTCGCGCAGCTGCTCGCGGACCGGCCCCGGCACGTCAACCTGCTGCTGTTGCTGCGGCTGGCGTGCGAGATGGGCGCCACGGTGCTGGTCACCGTGGTCGCCATCCGGATGGCCAACTCCGAGGCCTGGGCGGTGGTGATCGCCGGGCTGATCATGCTGGTGGCGTCCTACGTGCTGGTCGGCGTCGGCCCGCGCACCCTCGGCCGGCAGCACCCCTACGGCATCGGGCTCAAGGTGGCCGCGCCGGTGCGGGTGCTGGCCAGGCTGCTCAACCCGCTGACCAGGCTGCTGATCCTGATCGGGAACATGATCACCCCCGGCAAGGGCTTCCGGGAAGGCCCGTTCTCCACCGAGGTGGAGCTGCGCGAGCTGGTCGACCTCGCCGGCGAGCGCGGCGTGGTGGCCGCGGGCGAGCGGGAGATGATCCACTCGGTCTTCGAGCTCGGCGACACCCTCGCCCGCGAGGTGATGGTGCCGCGCACCGAGATCATCTGGATCGAGCAGACCAAGTCCGCCCGGCAGGCGCTGGCGCTGTGCTTGCGCTCCGGGTTCTCCCGCGTCCCGGTGATCGGCGAGAGCGTCGACGACATCGTCGGCGTGGTGACCCTCAAAGACCTGACCCGCGCCGTGCTGGACGCTCGCGACGAGGCCGGTCCGGCGGTGGCGGAGCTGATGCGCCCGGCGAGCTTCGTGCCGGACACCAAGCGGTTGGACGAACTGCTCGGCGAGATGCAGCTGTCCCGCAGCCACCTGGCCATCGCGGTCGACGAGTACGGCGGTACCGCCGGGCTGCTGACCATCGAGGACATCATCGAGGAGATCGTCGGCGAGATCACCGACGAGTCCGACCTGGAGGAGCACCGCCCCATCGAGCGGCTCGATGACGGCACCGTCCGGGTCAGCTCGCGGCTGCCAGTCGAAGACCTAGGCGAGCTGTTCGGCGTGGAGCTCGACGACTCCGACGTGGAGACGGTCGGCGGGCTGCTGGCGCAGCGCCTCGGCCGGGTGCCACTGCCCGGGGCGGAGACCGAGATCGCCGGGCTGCGGCTGCGCGCCGAGGGAGGCAAGGACCACCGCGGGCGGATTCGTATCAACGCGCTGCTCGTCCGCCCGGTGAACGCAGATCAAGCACCGCTGCGCGGTGCCGACCAGGAAGGAAGCAACGCCCGTGGCTGA
- the ybeY gene encoding rRNA maturation RNase YbeY: MSIEIANESGVAVPEATIVSVARFALDKMSVSQLAELSIVLVELDVMADLHERWMDLPGPTDVMSFPMDEYDSARRPDSAGSGPALLGDIVLCPAFAKDQARKAGHSLLDELHLLTVHGVLHLLGYDHAEPEEEREMFGLQNRILAEYREARGEAERAAAQRSADARVLGAVGLDEPEPPQGGPAATN; encoded by the coding sequence ATGAGCATCGAGATCGCCAACGAATCCGGCGTCGCAGTGCCCGAGGCGACCATCGTCTCGGTCGCCCGCTTCGCCCTGGACAAGATGAGCGTCAGCCAGCTCGCCGAGCTGTCCATCGTGCTGGTGGAGCTCGACGTGATGGCCGACCTGCACGAGCGGTGGATGGACCTGCCCGGTCCTACCGACGTGATGTCGTTCCCGATGGACGAATACGACTCGGCCCGCCGCCCCGACTCCGCCGGCTCCGGGCCGGCGCTGCTGGGCGACATCGTGCTCTGCCCGGCGTTCGCCAAGGACCAGGCCCGCAAGGCCGGGCACAGCCTGCTGGACGAGTTGCACCTGCTCACCGTGCACGGCGTGCTCCACCTGCTCGGCTACGACCACGCCGAGCCGGAGGAGGAGCGGGAGATGTTCGGCCTGCAGAACCGCATCCTGGCCGAGTACCGCGAAGCCCGCGGCGAGGCCGAGCGGGCGGCCGCGCAGCGTAGCGCGGACGCCAGGGTGCTGGGTGCCGTCGGGCTGGACGAGCCGGAGCCGCCGCAGGGCGGCCCGGCCGCCACCAACTAG
- a CDS encoding histidine triad nucleotide-binding protein, producing MSDMDSLFLRIIAREVPADVVRENDRVIAIRDINPQAPTHVLIVPKKRYRNAGELAAADPELLAELITVAREIAEQEGIAESGYRLLFNTNADAGQTIFHVHLHLLGGEPLGGLTGGPLKG from the coding sequence ATGAGCGACATGGACTCCCTGTTCCTGCGGATCATCGCGCGCGAGGTCCCGGCCGACGTGGTGCGCGAGAACGACCGGGTCATCGCGATCCGCGACATCAATCCCCAGGCCCCGACCCACGTGCTCATCGTGCCGAAGAAGCGCTACCGCAACGCCGGCGAGCTCGCCGCCGCCGACCCGGAGCTGCTCGCCGAGCTGATCACCGTCGCCCGCGAGATCGCCGAGCAGGAAGGCATCGCCGAATCGGGTTACCGGCTGCTGTTCAACACCAACGCCGACGCCGGGCAGACGATCTTCCACGTGCACCTGCACCTGCTCGGCGGCGAACCGCTCGGCGGACTCACCGGCGGCCCGCTCAAGGGCTGA
- a CDS encoding 16S rRNA (uracil(1498)-N(3))-methyltransferase, with the protein MSESSLPVFSVERLPAVGAATLDGPEGKHAATVRRLRVGEQLLLSDGQGGLARCEVAAAAKDSLQLAVSETWHVPQPGLRVRLAQALVKGDRGELAVELATEAGVDAVVPWRAARCVAKWDDGPRGAKALARWRSTAAQAAKQARRAWTPPVDEPVSTKQLAALVRGADAALVLHESAATPLSSVDLPATGELVLVVGPEGGVTSDELAALAEAGANVVRLGPTVLRASTAAAVALGALGVRTDRWA; encoded by the coding sequence GTGTCCGAATCCTCGCTGCCGGTGTTCTCTGTCGAGCGGCTGCCCGCCGTCGGCGCGGCCACCCTGGACGGCCCGGAGGGCAAGCACGCGGCCACCGTCCGCCGCCTGCGCGTCGGTGAGCAGCTGCTGCTCTCGGACGGGCAGGGCGGTTTGGCGCGCTGCGAAGTGGCGGCCGCTGCGAAGGATTCGTTGCAGCTCGCCGTCTCCGAGACCTGGCATGTCCCGCAGCCCGGACTGCGGGTGCGGCTGGCGCAGGCGCTGGTCAAGGGCGACCGCGGGGAGCTCGCGGTGGAGCTGGCGACCGAGGCGGGCGTGGACGCGGTGGTGCCGTGGCGCGCCGCCCGGTGCGTGGCGAAGTGGGACGACGGCCCACGCGGCGCGAAGGCGCTGGCGCGGTGGCGGAGCACGGCCGCGCAGGCGGCGAAGCAGGCGCGGCGGGCGTGGACGCCACCGGTGGACGAGCCGGTGAGCACCAAGCAGCTCGCGGCGCTGGTCCGCGGTGCCGACGCGGCGCTGGTGCTGCACGAGTCGGCGGCCACGCCGCTGTCGTCGGTGGATCTGCCCGCGACCGGTGAACTCGTCCTGGTCGTCGGCCCGGAGGGCGGCGTGACCAGCGATGAGCTCGCCGCGCTGGCCGAAGCGGGGGCGAACGTCGTCCGCCTGGGCCCGACGGTCCTGCGCGCCTCGACAGCCGCCGCGGTCGCCCTCGGCGCCCTAGGCGTTCGCACCGACCGCTGGGCCTGA
- the dnaJ gene encoding molecular chaperone DnaJ produces MARDYYATLGVAREATPEQIKRAYRKLARELHPDVNPDEAAQERFREVTTAYEVLSDPKKRQVVDLGGDPLSNGGGAGGGMGDPFAGFGGLGDIMDAFFGGGAGGGGRGPRSRVQPGSDALLRLAMTLEECASGVNRDITVDTAVLCDSCDGGGSRAGSAPSTCDTCGGRGEVQSVQRSFLGQVMTSRPCPVCRGFGEVITDPCQQCGGDGRIRARRTITVKIPAGVGDGMRVRLAGEGEVGPGGGPAGDLFVEVEELPHERFTRDGADLHCTVELPMTAAALGTVLNLETLDGGQEELTVEPGMQSGTEQVLTGRGLPKLRSNGKVSGHGDLHVHLDVVVPTRLDESQSDLLRQLAALRGEEQPEPTVTANGNGNRHGLFSRFRSFGNR; encoded by the coding sequence GTGGCCAGGGACTACTACGCGACCCTCGGGGTGGCCAGGGAAGCGACACCCGAGCAGATCAAGCGGGCATACCGCAAGCTCGCCCGAGAACTGCACCCAGACGTCAACCCCGATGAGGCCGCGCAGGAGCGGTTCCGCGAGGTGACGACCGCCTACGAGGTCCTTTCCGACCCGAAGAAGCGGCAGGTGGTCGACCTCGGCGGCGACCCGCTGTCCAACGGCGGCGGTGCCGGCGGTGGCATGGGCGACCCGTTCGCGGGCTTCGGCGGTCTGGGCGACATCATGGACGCCTTCTTCGGCGGCGGTGCCGGTGGCGGCGGGCGGGGCCCGCGCAGCCGCGTCCAGCCGGGCTCGGACGCGCTGCTCCGGCTGGCGATGACGCTGGAGGAGTGCGCCAGCGGCGTGAACCGGGATATCACCGTCGACACTGCGGTGCTCTGCGACTCGTGCGACGGCGGCGGCTCCCGCGCCGGCAGCGCCCCGTCGACCTGCGACACCTGCGGTGGTCGCGGCGAGGTGCAGTCCGTGCAGCGGTCGTTCCTGGGGCAGGTCATGACGTCCCGGCCGTGCCCGGTCTGCCGCGGTTTCGGCGAGGTCATCACCGACCCGTGCCAGCAGTGCGGCGGCGACGGCCGGATCCGCGCGCGGCGCACCATCACCGTCAAGATCCCGGCCGGTGTCGGCGACGGAATGCGGGTGCGGCTGGCCGGCGAAGGCGAGGTCGGGCCCGGCGGGGGACCGGCCGGTGACCTGTTCGTCGAGGTCGAGGAGCTCCCGCACGAGCGGTTCACCCGCGACGGCGCGGACCTGCACTGCACCGTCGAGCTGCCGATGACGGCCGCGGCGCTGGGCACCGTGCTTAACCTGGAAACGCTCGATGGCGGCCAGGAGGAGCTGACGGTCGAGCCTGGCATGCAGTCCGGCACCGAGCAGGTGCTAACCGGTCGGGGCCTGCCCAAGCTGCGGTCCAACGGCAAGGTCAGCGGCCACGGCGACCTGCACGTGCACCTCGACGTCGTGGTGCCGACCCGGCTCGACGAGTCGCAGTCCGACCTGCTGCGCCAGCTCGCCGCGCTGCGCGGCGAGGAGCAGCCGGAGCCGACGGTGACCGCCAACGGCAACGGCAACCGGCACGGGCTGTTCTCCCGCTTCCGCTCCTTCGGCAACCGCTGA
- the hrcA gene encoding heat-inducible transcriptional repressor HrcA gives MNADDRRFEVLRAIVADYVSTKEPVGSKALVDRHNLGVSSATVRNDMAALEEEGFIVQPHTSAGRVPTDKGYRLFVDRLHEVKPLTEAERRAIHKFLEGALDLDDVMRRSVRLLAQLTQQVAVVQYPTLTRSTVRHVEVVTITPARLMLVLITNTGRVDQRMVDLGDVITDDDVARLRNVLNVSMVEKRLADASAAVAELPDQAPSELRDPLIRVCSVLIESLVEHPEERMLLGGTPNLTRNVADFPHSLRQVLEALEEQVVVLKLLAAARDSGTVRVSIGMENEAKEMQTTSVISTGYGSDGMVLGGLGVVGPTRMDYPGTMAAVRAVAAYVGEILIGR, from the coding sequence GTGAACGCGGATGATCGCCGTTTCGAGGTGCTACGGGCGATCGTGGCCGACTACGTGTCGACCAAGGAGCCGGTGGGTTCGAAGGCGCTCGTCGACCGCCACAACCTCGGTGTGTCCAGCGCCACGGTCCGCAACGACATGGCCGCCCTGGAGGAGGAGGGCTTCATCGTCCAGCCGCACACCAGCGCCGGCCGGGTGCCCACCGACAAGGGCTACCGGCTGTTCGTGGACCGGCTGCACGAGGTCAAGCCGCTGACCGAGGCCGAGCGTCGCGCCATCCACAAGTTCCTCGAAGGGGCGCTGGACCTGGACGACGTGATGCGCCGCAGCGTCCGGCTGCTGGCGCAGCTCACCCAGCAGGTCGCCGTGGTGCAGTACCCCACGTTGACCCGATCGACCGTCCGGCACGTCGAGGTGGTCACCATCACCCCGGCGCGGCTGATGCTGGTGCTGATCACCAACACCGGGCGCGTGGACCAGCGGATGGTCGACCTCGGCGACGTGATCACCGACGACGACGTGGCCCGGCTGCGCAACGTGCTCAACGTGTCGATGGTCGAGAAGCGGCTCGCCGACGCCTCCGCCGCGGTGGCCGAGCTGCCCGACCAGGCTCCGTCGGAGCTGCGCGACCCGCTGATCCGCGTGTGCAGCGTGCTCATCGAGTCGCTGGTGGAGCACCCGGAGGAGCGGATGCTGCTGGGCGGCACGCCCAACCTGACCCGCAACGTCGCCGACTTCCCCCACTCGCTGCGCCAGGTCCTGGAGGCGCTCGAAGAGCAGGTCGTGGTACTCAAGCTGCTCGCGGCGGCGCGCGATTCGGGCACCGTGCGGGTCAGCATAGGGATGGAGAACGAGGCCAAGGAGATGCAGACGACCTCGGTGATTTCCACCGGATACGGTTCGGATGGCATGGTATTGGGCGGCCTGGGAGTTGTCGGACCGACTCGGATGGACTACCCGGGCACGATGGCGGCGGTGCGGGCCGTAGCCGCGTACGTGGGTGAGATCCTGATCGGTCGGTGA
- a CDS encoding type II toxin-antitoxin system VapB family antitoxin, which translates to MIFKDVREGQPYPDHRMALRDWAKVPPRPVRMEDLVTTTKVLHLDRLLSPDSTFFGDLFPHVVRWRGELYLEDGLHRALRSALHQRTVLHARVLDLDATR; encoded by the coding sequence GTGATCTTCAAGGACGTCCGGGAGGGCCAGCCCTACCCCGACCACCGGATGGCGCTGCGGGACTGGGCGAAGGTGCCGCCGCGCCCGGTGCGGATGGAAGATCTGGTCACCACGACGAAGGTGCTGCACCTGGATCGGCTGCTGAGCCCGGACTCGACGTTCTTCGGGGACCTGTTCCCGCACGTGGTCCGCTGGCGCGGCGAGCTCTACCTGGAGGACGGCCTGCACCGGGCCCTCCGATCAGCCCTCCACCAGCGCACGGTCCTGCACGCCAGAGTCCTCGACCTGGACGCAACCCGATAG
- a CDS encoding ribbon-helix-helix protein, CopG family yields MALNLRLRAEAEDALRAEAERSGRSQQDILREAVDRYLGLTPAAEPKHEWDHLITSGKVLLPRSPYRKVVPTRTLPAGQRTIDLLDREDRF; encoded by the coding sequence ATGGCTCTGAACCTGCGCCTTCGCGCCGAAGCAGAAGATGCCTTGCGCGCCGAAGCGGAACGATCAGGTCGCTCTCAGCAGGACATCCTCCGTGAAGCCGTAGACCGCTATCTCGGGCTCACTCCGGCCGCGGAACCCAAGCACGAGTGGGACCACCTGATCACTTCGGGCAAGGTGCTCCTGCCGAGGAGCCCCTACCGCAAGGTCGTACCGACCAGAACGCTCCCGGCGGGCCAACGGACGATCGACCTGCTGGATCGCGAGGACCGTTTCTGA
- a CDS encoding PIN domain-containing protein codes for MRVYLDSSALIKRVVREPESSALVAELDDLARRQALLVSTTLAWTEIARVLRASRDTTFQEVANELRDAMSGIAEHPLDFEIMNLSRRLEPNQLRSLDAIHLAAAIALDVDLVMTYDKRLAEATALNGIQVSSPA; via the coding sequence ATGCGCGTATACCTGGACAGCAGCGCGCTGATCAAGCGGGTAGTCCGCGAGCCGGAATCCTCCGCGCTCGTCGCGGAACTGGACGATCTCGCCCGCCGCCAGGCACTGTTGGTATCGACCACGTTGGCCTGGACCGAAATCGCCCGGGTGCTTCGAGCCAGCCGGGACACGACGTTCCAGGAAGTGGCTAACGAACTGCGGGACGCAATGAGCGGCATCGCCGAGCATCCGCTCGACTTCGAGATCATGAACCTCTCCCGAAGGCTTGAGCCGAACCAACTGCGCTCGCTCGACGCGATTCACCTCGCTGCGGCAATCGCCCTCGACGTCGATCTGGTGATGACCTACGACAAGAGACTCGCTGAAGCTACCGCTCTGAACGGAATCCAGGTCAGCTCCCCTGCCTGA